A portion of the Rubeoparvulum massiliense genome contains these proteins:
- a CDS encoding post-transcriptional regulator, translated as MVGTKVMRSTEGASHEQVTTIEVDPHDGKQDELLHYLCQSKAEEFQLLGYYVTRSDLVEYFTKKYRNIHLPLHAWTQEILSLRVTTYMDWMMLQALYTTNRSKLTVES; from the coding sequence ATGGTGGGAACAAAGGTGATGCGGTCTACTGAAGGGGCGTCCCATGAGCAAGTAACTACCATAGAAGTGGATCCCCACGATGGTAAGCAAGATGAGCTCCTTCATTATCTTTGTCAGAGCAAAGCAGAAGAATTTCAATTATTAGGCTATTATGTGACGCGGAGTGACTTAGTGGAATATTTCACAAAAAAATACCGTAACATCCATCTCCCCTTACATGCTTGGACACAGGAGATTCTATCCTTGCGTGTTACTACGTATATGGATTGGATGATGCTACAGGCGCTCTATACTACCAACCGAAGTAAATTGACAGTGGAATCATGA
- the spoVB gene encoding stage V sporulation protein B, whose product MTRQSFMKGTFILVVSGLIAKILGMVPQIILPRMIGAEGWGLFRMSFPLLLFAISLSIFGLNITLSKLVAEAQAKRDFTGVASLVQLSTRFVFFLSCTVTLCLFLATPWISTYLLTDQRALYPMLAMLPIIPIIAISNVYRGYFQGLHNMIPTAISQMVEAFIRIFTVIGLALYALPYGIEKAAAAAMLGMIIGEITSYLVLRGYMKRSGIFQKELYAKTIWNGDSKKMLLRRMARISIPVTSSSLIARFLMAAEPILVAQSLAMAGIAVSSATTYYGQLAMAITILYIPSFLTYSLSTSMIPAISAADAKKNRRLIQRRLHQGIRICLVIVAPASVIFYVLSEPLALLIYNDQAVGVLLRQMSLFFILLYLQYPLQATLQGLDLAKNAMINSIVGAVVRSLLIFLLASQPHLGIDGVTYAYNISIALITVLHFISLMQAIEYRIEWVLFSKVALNLSLLALFMQLFMRIGKIDDFSPLRLLLFITIASIFYLFISILFKMIGAQDIRRIPRIGPRLAAFFPRR is encoded by the coding sequence ATGACTCGACAATCTTTTATGAAGGGTACCTTTATCCTCGTGGTGTCAGGGCTTATTGCCAAGATACTAGGAATGGTACCACAGATTATCCTACCACGTATGATTGGAGCAGAAGGATGGGGCCTGTTTCGCATGTCATTCCCGCTTCTACTCTTTGCCATCAGTCTTTCAATCTTTGGGTTGAATATTACCTTGTCCAAATTGGTGGCAGAAGCCCAGGCAAAACGGGACTTCACCGGTGTCGCCAGCTTAGTACAGCTCTCCACCCGCTTTGTCTTCTTCCTAAGCTGTACTGTGACACTCTGCTTGTTCCTAGCAACACCTTGGATCTCCACCTACTTACTTACTGATCAACGTGCATTATATCCCATGTTAGCGATGCTACCCATCATCCCCATTATTGCCATCTCTAATGTATATCGCGGTTACTTTCAAGGTCTTCACAATATGATCCCAACAGCCATCTCACAAATGGTAGAAGCTTTCATTCGCATCTTTACCGTCATTGGATTGGCACTCTATGCCCTTCCCTATGGCATAGAAAAAGCGGCAGCTGCCGCTATGCTAGGCATGATCATCGGTGAAATAACGAGTTATCTTGTATTGCGTGGCTATATGAAACGGAGTGGAATCTTTCAAAAAGAATTATATGCGAAGACCATCTGGAATGGCGATAGTAAAAAAATGTTACTCCGGCGCATGGCTCGCATCTCTATTCCTGTTACCTCCAGCTCGTTGATCGCCCGTTTTTTAATGGCTGCCGAGCCGATTCTTGTAGCACAGAGTCTAGCCATGGCTGGAATCGCTGTCTCTTCAGCGACTACCTACTATGGTCAACTAGCCATGGCCATCACCATTCTCTATATTCCATCCTTCCTTACTTATTCCTTATCCACATCCATGATTCCTGCCATCTCAGCTGCAGATGCGAAAAAAAATAGGCGACTGATCCAACGTCGCCTGCACCAAGGGATCCGTATCTGCCTTGTCATTGTCGCACCTGCCTCCGTCATTTTCTACGTTCTCTCTGAACCGTTGGCACTGCTCATCTATAATGACCAAGCAGTAGGGGTACTGCTCCGTCAAATGTCGCTCTTCTTTATCCTGCTCTACTTGCAATATCCGTTGCAGGCTACATTACAAGGATTAGATTTGGCTAAAAATGCGATGATTAATTCCATCGTAGGTGCCGTGGTCCGCAGCCTCTTAATCTTTCTCCTTGCTTCTCAACCACATCTAGGGATTGATGGTGTAACCTATGCCTATAACATCAGCATTGCCCTTATCACGGTTCTTCATTTCATCTCACTGATGCAGGCCATTGAGTACCGTATTGAGTGGGTACTCTTTAGTAAAGTCGCCCTTAATCTTAGCTTACTTGCACTCTTTATGCAGCTTTTCATGCGAATAGGGAAAATCGATGATTTTAGTCCACTTCGTCTCCTACTGTTCATCACGATCGCATCGATTTTTTATCTCTTTATTTCCATTCTGTTTAAGATGATTGGAGCTCAGGATATTCGCCGTATTCCACGAATTGGACCACGCTTAGCTGCCTTCTTCCCACGACGTTAA
- a CDS encoding DUF421 domain-containing protein — MELLTIFFRSFLIFFFVLLCLRLMGKREIGKLSVFDVVVTLMIAELAAIIIEEPKQSIWMGIVPILTMVLLQIIISYISMRSIKVREMMDGTPVVLIENGAICDANMKKMRYNMDDLMTQLRSNQIANIGDVEFAILETSGKLSVFPKGALDHADQQDEKRDEISLPYSFFLPLPLIIDGKVQDDSLNKIQKTRFWLKGQIQEHGVQEFKDVMFATISRDGIIYVDKKDQS, encoded by the coding sequence GTGGAATTACTTACCATCTTTTTTCGCTCTTTCTTAATCTTCTTCTTTGTCCTCTTGTGTTTACGTTTGATGGGAAAGCGGGAGATTGGAAAGCTTTCGGTCTTTGATGTGGTGGTTACTTTGATGATCGCAGAATTAGCTGCCATCATTATTGAAGAACCAAAACAGTCTATCTGGATGGGAATTGTCCCCATTCTAACCATGGTGTTGCTGCAAATTATCATCTCATATATCTCAATGCGCAGTATTAAAGTACGGGAGATGATGGATGGAACTCCTGTTGTCTTAATTGAAAATGGTGCGATTTGTGATGCAAATATGAAAAAGATGCGTTATAACATGGATGATTTGATGACACAGCTTCGTTCCAATCAAATTGCCAATATTGGTGATGTGGAGTTTGCCATCTTAGAGACATCGGGGAAATTGAGTGTTTTTCCAAAAGGAGCATTAGATCATGCAGATCAGCAGGATGAGAAAAGGGATGAGATATCGCTTCCTTATTCCTTTTTCCTTCCCCTTCCATTAATCATTGATGGGAAAGTACAGGATGATAGTCTCAATAAGATTCAGAAGACACGTTTCTGGCTAAAGGGGCAGATTCAGGAACATGGAGTTCAGGAGTTCAAGGACGTGATGTTTGCAACCATTAGTAGGGATGGGATTATCTATGTCGATAAAAAGGATCAGTCATAA
- a CDS encoding TIGR04086 family membrane protein, giving the protein MTRMPWVIGTGFMLGIAFVGIILIATILSLTSMSEANLPYVIYTVHLLALWIGGFISGKRAQEKGWYHGGMAGLLYAILLTIIGFLAFSLPFSLQHLLLWLGAFLVSAVGGIVGVNR; this is encoded by the coding sequence ATGACAAGGATGCCCTGGGTCATCGGTACTGGTTTCATGCTGGGCATTGCTTTCGTTGGAATTATCTTGATTGCAACCATTCTCTCCCTTACTTCCATGAGCGAAGCAAACTTGCCCTATGTTATTTATACCGTTCATCTTTTAGCGTTATGGATCGGTGGCTTTATCAGTGGAAAGCGCGCACAAGAAAAGGGATGGTATCACGGAGGTATGGCTGGTCTACTCTATGCAATTCTTCTAACCATCATCGGATTTCTTGCTTTTAGTCTGCCTTTTTCCTTACAACATCTTCTTCTATGGCTAGGCGCTTTTTTAGTCAGCGCAGTGGGAGGGATTGTTGGGGTGAATCGATAG
- the yajC gene encoding preprotein translocase subunit YajC: MMEVAAAAGAQGPSLLGTLFPFIIMLVIFYFLLIRPQQKRQKQRMSMLDALGRGDEVATIGGLRGTIVELTDDIVKLKVADGVKLTFDRQAINAVINSNSANNNSNEPKDKE; this comes from the coding sequence ATGATGGAAGTGGCTGCAGCAGCAGGTGCACAAGGCCCAAGCCTACTAGGTACTTTATTTCCATTTATCATCATGTTAGTGATCTTCTACTTCTTGTTAATTCGTCCACAACAGAAGCGTCAAAAACAACGGATGTCCATGCTAGATGCCTTAGGGCGTGGAGATGAAGTAGCGACCATTGGAGGACTTCGTGGAACCATTGTGGAGCTAACCGATGATATTGTGAAGCTTAAGGTTGCTGATGGTGTTAAATTAACCTTTGACCGTCAAGCGATTAACGCTGTGATTAATAGCAACAGCGCCAACAATAACAGCAATGAACCAAAGGACAAAGAATAA
- the tgt gene encoding tRNA guanosine(34) transglycosylase Tgt: protein MVAVTYELIKTDKKTGARLGRLHTPHGTFETPMFMPVGTLASVKAMSPEELKEMGAGVILANTYHLYLRPGHELVKEAGGLHQFMNWDQGILTDSGGFQVFSLAKLREITEEGVHFRSHLSGAKLFLSPEKVMEIENALGADIIMAFDECPPIPAEKSYVKQSLERTSRWAERCLKAHQRPDDQALFGIVQGGTYSDLRIQSAKEITSLDFPGYAVGGLSVGEPKEVMYEMLECTVPFLPQDKPRYLMGVGSPDALIDGVIRGIDMFDCVLPTRIARNGTCMTSEGRLVIKNAKYERDFRPLDPACDCYTCRNYSRAYIRHLIHSDEIFGLRLTSYHNLYFLIHLMQQIRQAIQEDRLLQFREQFFAQYYEGNPERGF from the coding sequence GTGGTAGCTGTAACCTATGAATTGATTAAAACGGATAAGAAGACGGGTGCCCGTCTGGGAAGATTACATACCCCGCATGGAACATTTGAAACACCGATGTTTATGCCTGTTGGTACCCTCGCCTCTGTGAAAGCAATGAGCCCTGAAGAACTAAAGGAGATGGGGGCGGGTGTGATCCTCGCCAATACCTATCATCTTTATTTACGACCAGGTCATGAGCTTGTGAAAGAGGCTGGTGGGTTACATCAGTTCATGAATTGGGATCAAGGGATCTTAACAGATAGTGGCGGTTTTCAAGTGTTTAGTCTAGCAAAATTACGGGAAATAACTGAGGAAGGTGTTCATTTTCGTTCTCATCTCTCAGGGGCTAAACTGTTCTTGAGCCCTGAAAAGGTAATGGAGATCGAAAATGCCCTCGGAGCCGATATTATTATGGCCTTCGATGAATGCCCTCCAATCCCTGCGGAAAAATCCTATGTGAAGCAATCATTGGAGCGGACAAGCCGTTGGGCAGAGCGCTGTCTAAAGGCACATCAACGCCCTGATGATCAAGCTTTGTTTGGGATTGTACAAGGGGGTACTTACAGTGATCTACGTATTCAGAGCGCTAAGGAGATCACATCATTGGACTTCCCAGGGTATGCCGTTGGCGGTCTAAGTGTTGGTGAGCCGAAAGAAGTCATGTATGAAATGTTGGAATGCACGGTACCGTTCTTGCCTCAAGATAAACCCCGGTACTTAATGGGGGTAGGTTCGCCTGATGCACTGATTGATGGGGTAATCCGTGGGATCGATATGTTTGACTGTGTCCTACCCACACGGATTGCTCGTAATGGAACATGTATGACCAGTGAAGGGCGCCTAGTCATTAAGAATGCAAAGTATGAGCGGGATTTCCGCCCTCTCGATCCTGCATGTGATTGTTACACCTGCCGCAACTATTCCCGTGCGTATATCCGTCACCTCATACATAGTGATGAAATATTTGGCTTACGTTTAACCTCTTATCACAATCTGTATTTCTTGATCCACTTAATGCAACAAATTCGGCAAGCCATTCAAGAGGATCGACTGCTTCAATTCCGGGAGCAATTCTTTGCCCAATACTATGAAGGGAATCCAGAACGTGGATTCTAG
- the queA gene encoding tRNA preQ1(34) S-adenosylmethionine ribosyltransferase-isomerase QueA, translating to MKVEDFDFDLPEELIAQTPLRERSASRLLCVNRQNQSLEHRHFYDLVEYLKPQDTLVINNSKVIPARLFGVKPDTGAHVEVLLLKSIGDNQWETLVKPGKRLREGALIQFGNGELMGEVLSHTTAGGRIIRFQYEGIFNEILDKLGEMPLPPYIKAKLEDRDRYQTVYAKFEGSAAAPTAGLHFTPELLERLRVKGVQIAELTLHVGLGTFRPVSVDNVEEHEMHSEYYELNEANARIIMETKQRGGRIIAVGTTSTRTLESIARKFGGEVKADQGWTDIFIYPGYSPFFIDGMITNFHLPKSTLIMLVSALAGQDLITKAYHEAIAERYRFFSFGDAMFIY from the coding sequence ATGAAGGTAGAAGATTTTGATTTTGACTTACCTGAAGAGCTTATCGCACAGACACCTTTGCGTGAGCGGAGTGCGTCGCGTCTTCTCTGTGTGAACCGTCAGAATCAATCCTTAGAACATCGACATTTCTACGATCTTGTGGAGTACTTAAAACCACAGGATACGTTGGTGATTAATAATAGCAAGGTGATTCCAGCCCGCTTATTCGGGGTGAAGCCAGATACAGGTGCCCATGTTGAAGTATTATTACTTAAATCCATCGGCGACAATCAATGGGAGACCTTGGTGAAGCCAGGGAAACGTCTCAGAGAAGGAGCCTTGATCCAGTTTGGCAATGGGGAACTGATGGGCGAGGTACTGTCCCATACTACGGCGGGTGGTCGCATCATTCGCTTTCAGTATGAGGGGATCTTTAATGAAATCCTTGATAAGCTCGGTGAGATGCCACTTCCTCCCTATATTAAAGCGAAGTTAGAGGATCGTGATCGCTACCAAACCGTCTATGCGAAATTTGAAGGCTCTGCTGCTGCGCCTACGGCTGGACTACACTTTACTCCAGAGCTGCTAGAACGGTTGAGGGTGAAGGGTGTGCAGATCGCCGAATTAACCTTACATGTAGGGTTAGGAACATTCCGACCAGTCAGTGTAGATAATGTGGAAGAGCATGAGATGCATTCGGAGTACTATGAATTAAATGAAGCCAATGCTCGTATAATTATGGAAACCAAACAGCGTGGCGGTCGTATTATTGCGGTAGGGACAACATCAACACGTACCTTAGAAAGCATCGCGCGTAAATTTGGCGGAGAAGTAAAGGCTGACCAAGGCTGGACTGATATCTTTATCTACCCTGGTTATTCACCATTCTTTATCGATGGGATGATTACCAATTTCCATTTACCCAAATCCACTTTGATTATGCTTGTCTCCGCTCTTGCCGGACAAGATTTAATTACGAAAGCCTATCATGAAGCCATCGCTGAGCGTTACCGCTTCTTTAGCTTTGGCGATGCCATGTTTATTTATTAA
- a CDS encoding SpoIID/LytB domain-containing protein, with protein sequence MMKLRRTVITFLLIVLLGGTFIPWYSVHGSTLSPMARIALFLNPEGDGFRQVTPVITLSSPSSLSLEIESNGTRQPWLQLGAHGKVSFSLNQHTIHVVTTSQRQEALLLVQSLTNANQHPILQELNLYGQSMYRVTVGAYPTLDAAKQGLATIQNIVHREVHILGPYQLVSQAFAQYDGAKQLQQLVLQSGLEAYIGEELTPQGIIYRVGVGAATSSDGLNQIRQQLIQATPAVTWTDSTQLTQAILWRWTRQDATLSPTPYSHYVMSGVTKLYASSTGDGHLPPLIQVDEKYQRQYRGTMELQPIRGALALINQLPVEEYLYGVIGTEMAGSWPLEALKAQSVLARTYYSGLGNKYGVAVASDSTFEQAYKGYLVENDRIRQAVDGTQGMVLYYGNKLAQAFYYSNAGGQTAEGQEVWGNSVPYLQSVISNDAIASQDKPIWYQVELPNGVIGYIRQDLISILPETNTINLQKGYINGDMVNVRSGPSTSDHPIIAKVERGVKVTILGQRVENNSYEWVVGPFTGDEIQKMLQSSSLVKVSIPQPVQHLEVSQTGPSGRVLQVKADSQVIQLSSPDSYRSIFRYNNQSLRSNRFTIEETGNYQVLGANGVQLPKPDSTLPLYTIAADQQVRPLTQEREQFLVYDHQGNLHQLSSQPMFLINGKGFGHGLGLSQYGAKAMAEQGYDYLSILHHYFTTQVEIRSVIQ encoded by the coding sequence ATGATGAAATTAAGGCGTACAGTAATAACCTTTTTGCTCATTGTTTTACTAGGGGGAACGTTTATTCCTTGGTATTCAGTCCATGGAAGTACCCTCTCACCTATGGCGCGAATCGCCCTATTTCTCAATCCAGAAGGGGATGGATTTCGCCAGGTTACACCAGTGATTACACTTTCCTCTCCCAGCTCGTTGTCGCTGGAGATCGAGAGTAATGGTACCCGTCAGCCCTGGCTACAGCTCGGTGCCCATGGAAAGGTTAGCTTCTCGCTCAATCAGCATACCATCCATGTGGTCACCACCTCACAGCGGCAGGAAGCACTACTTCTCGTCCAATCCTTAACCAATGCCAATCAGCATCCCATTCTTCAAGAGCTCAATCTTTATGGACAATCCATGTATCGAGTAACTGTGGGAGCTTATCCTACATTGGATGCTGCAAAGCAAGGATTGGCAACGATTCAGAACATCGTACACCGAGAAGTGCATATTCTTGGTCCTTATCAATTAGTAAGTCAAGCGTTTGCTCAATATGATGGAGCTAAGCAGCTACAACAATTGGTTTTGCAAAGTGGTCTTGAAGCGTATATTGGTGAAGAGCTTACTCCACAAGGGATCATCTACCGTGTTGGTGTAGGAGCAGCTACCAGCAGTGATGGCTTAAATCAAATACGGCAACAGCTAATTCAAGCAACTCCAGCAGTTACTTGGACCGATTCCACTCAATTAACGCAAGCAATTCTCTGGAGGTGGACACGGCAGGATGCAACCCTTTCACCTACACCCTATTCACATTATGTGATGAGTGGAGTAACCAAGCTTTATGCTAGTAGTACAGGAGATGGTCATCTTCCACCACTCATTCAGGTGGATGAAAAATACCAGCGACAATACCGTGGTACCATGGAGCTTCAGCCGATTCGTGGTGCTCTTGCCTTGATTAATCAGCTACCTGTGGAAGAATACTTATATGGGGTCATAGGCACTGAGATGGCAGGAAGCTGGCCATTGGAAGCATTGAAAGCACAAAGTGTGCTAGCACGGACCTATTACTCTGGCTTAGGCAATAAATACGGTGTTGCTGTGGCTTCCGACTCCACCTTTGAGCAAGCCTATAAGGGATATCTTGTAGAGAATGACCGGATCCGCCAAGCTGTGGATGGAACGCAGGGAATGGTTCTCTACTACGGGAATAAGCTGGCCCAAGCTTTCTATTACTCCAATGCCGGGGGTCAAACTGCAGAAGGTCAAGAGGTATGGGGAAATAGCGTACCCTATCTCCAATCCGTGATCAGTAATGATGCTATCGCTTCCCAGGATAAGCCGATCTGGTATCAAGTGGAGCTTCCCAATGGAGTTATCGGCTATATTCGTCAGGATCTAATTAGTATTCTACCGGAGACGAACACCATTAACCTTCAGAAGGGCTATATTAATGGAGATATGGTGAATGTTCGCTCAGGTCCCAGCACTAGTGATCACCCCATCATCGCCAAGGTAGAACGAGGCGTCAAGGTAACCATTCTCGGACAAAGAGTGGAGAACAATTCCTACGAATGGGTGGTTGGACCATTTACAGGTGATGAGATTCAGAAGATGCTCCAATCCAGCTCTCTTGTAAAGGTGAGCATCCCGCAGCCTGTACAACATTTAGAGGTGAGTCAAACAGGTCCATCGGGGCGGGTTTTACAGGTGAAGGCAGATAGTCAAGTGATCCAGCTTTCTTCGCCAGATAGCTATCGTTCCATCTTCCGTTATAACAATCAGAGTCTACGTAGTAATCGTTTTACCATTGAAGAGACAGGGAATTATCAGGTATTAGGAGCAAATGGAGTTCAGCTACCGAAGCCAGATTCCACTCTCCCTCTTTATACCATCGCAGCGGATCAGCAAGTGCGACCATTGACGCAGGAACGAGAGCAGTTTCTCGTCTATGATCATCAAGGGAATCTACATCAGTTAAGTAGCCAGCCTATGTTCCTGATCAATGGTAAAGGCTTCGGCCATGGACTAGGTCTCTCTCAATACGGAGCGAAGGCGATGGCTGAACAAGGTTATGATTATCTCAGCATCCTGCATCATTACTTCACCACACAGGTGGAAATCCGTTCGGTTATACAGTAA
- the ruvB gene encoding Holliday junction branch migration DNA helicase RuvB → MEDRIISAQLQLADQGEELSLRPRYLREYIGQHQVKETLQIFIDAAKMRNEALDHVLLYGPPGLGKTTLSQIIANELGVNIRTTSGPAIERAGDLAAILTNLQEGDVLFIDEIHRLNRSVEEVLYPAMEDFALDIIIGKGPSARSVRLDLPPFTLIGATTRAGNLSAPLRDRFGVVSRLEYYQIEDLVEIVSRAADILNVTMMGEGALEIARRSRGTPRIANRLLRRVRDYAQVRGDGIITEEIAREALQLLQVDQLGLDHIDHKLLASIIDKYGGGPVGLDTIAASIGEESTTIEDVYEPYLMQIGFLQRTPRGRMVTANAYQHLGLEDLAREDTE, encoded by the coding sequence ATGGAAGACCGTATAATTTCTGCTCAGCTCCAATTGGCTGATCAAGGGGAGGAGCTCTCCTTACGTCCCCGTTATCTTCGTGAATATATTGGACAGCATCAGGTGAAAGAAACTCTCCAGATTTTTATCGATGCTGCCAAGATGCGTAATGAAGCATTGGATCATGTGTTACTCTATGGACCGCCTGGGCTAGGGAAGACCACGCTGTCACAGATCATCGCCAATGAGCTTGGCGTGAATATCCGTACAACCTCTGGCCCTGCCATTGAGCGAGCTGGAGATTTAGCAGCCATTCTCACCAATCTACAAGAGGGTGATGTTCTCTTTATTGATGAGATTCATCGGCTCAATCGCTCTGTGGAGGAAGTTCTCTATCCCGCCATGGAGGATTTTGCTCTTGATATTATCATCGGTAAAGGACCCAGTGCCAGATCGGTACGCCTCGATCTGCCTCCATTCACCTTAATTGGTGCAACAACGAGAGCAGGCAATCTCTCCGCTCCGCTCCGTGATCGCTTCGGTGTGGTGAGTCGCTTGGAATATTATCAGATCGAAGATTTAGTGGAGATCGTTTCAAGAGCTGCCGATATTTTAAATGTAACCATGATGGGCGAAGGAGCGCTAGAGATTGCCCGTCGCTCTCGGGGAACGCCCCGAATTGCGAATCGTTTACTACGACGGGTCCGTGATTATGCGCAGGTCCGTGGCGATGGGATCATCACGGAGGAGATTGCTCGTGAAGCTTTACAGCTATTACAGGTAGATCAATTAGGCTTGGATCATATCGATCATAAATTATTAGCTTCCATCATTGATAAGTATGGTGGGGGACCAGTGGGGTTAGATACTATCGCTGCCTCCATTGGTGAGGAATCAACCACCATTGAAGATGTTTATGAACCTTATTTGATGCAAATTGGTTTTCTCCAACGAACCCCCCGTGGTCGGATGGTAACCGCGAATGCTTATCAGCATTTGGGTTTGGAGGATTTGGCGAGGGAGGATACGGAATGA
- the ruvA gene encoding Holliday junction branch migration protein RuvA codes for MIDFVEGELCYITEESVTINVQGIGYRLFCAEPIQLVVGEHCRFFTHQHVREDAIQLYGFTTEEGRDLFRLLIQVTGIGPKSALAIVGQANPLQLVAAIQQENLAYLTQFPGVGKKTAQRILLDLKDKVKDWIAQYGELLQPAKMPTNPVMTNPIREAKEALLALGYGEQEILPWLQGTKWPDDVTVDQVIRSILQQLGKRSGR; via the coding sequence ATGATCGACTTTGTTGAAGGAGAGCTATGTTATATTACGGAGGAGAGTGTCACGATCAACGTACAGGGCATCGGTTATCGTCTCTTCTGTGCTGAACCGATACAGCTAGTAGTGGGAGAGCATTGCCGCTTCTTTACCCATCAGCATGTACGAGAGGATGCCATTCAGCTCTATGGATTTACCACTGAAGAAGGGCGGGATCTTTTCCGCCTCCTCATTCAGGTAACCGGTATCGGCCCGAAGAGTGCCCTCGCCATTGTTGGCCAGGCCAATCCTCTTCAATTAGTGGCGGCGATTCAGCAGGAGAATCTTGCTTATCTCACCCAATTTCCAGGCGTTGGGAAGAAGACAGCCCAACGAATTCTCCTGGACTTAAAGGATAAGGTAAAGGACTGGATCGCTCAATATGGAGAGCTACTACAGCCGGCTAAGATGCCGACCAATCCTGTGATGACCAATCCAATCCGAGAGGCCAAGGAAGCGCTACTTGCCTTAGGCTATGGAGAACAGGAGATTCTTCCGTGGCTACAAGGAACCAAGTGGCCCGATGATGTAACGGTGGATCAGGTCATCCGCAGTATTCTCCAACAGCTAGGTAAGCGTTCAGGGAGGTAG
- the ruvC gene encoding crossover junction endodeoxyribonuclease RuvC, whose product MIILGIDPGIAITGYGVIEKKGSQLRPIQYGAVETKAGIPTPRRLKLIYDAFHQLFSTYQPDHVSIEKLFFNRNVTTAFTVGQARGVMILAAEEHGLPVFEYTPLQVKQAVVGYGNAEKHQVQEMVKMLLHLQEIPKPDDVADALGIAITHAHAYQWQHMMNQGSK is encoded by the coding sequence GTGATTATATTGGGGATTGACCCAGGGATCGCCATTACAGGCTATGGCGTGATTGAAAAGAAGGGGAGCCAGCTTCGTCCGATTCAATATGGTGCAGTGGAAACCAAAGCAGGAATTCCTACCCCCCGTCGTCTAAAACTAATCTATGATGCTTTTCATCAACTCTTCTCCACCTACCAACCTGATCATGTTTCCATCGAAAAGCTATTCTTTAATCGAAATGTGACCACAGCATTTACCGTTGGTCAAGCCCGCGGTGTAATGATTCTGGCTGCTGAGGAGCATGGTTTGCCTGTATTCGAATATACACCCTTGCAGGTGAAACAGGCGGTGGTTGGTTACGGGAATGCAGAGAAGCATCAGGTACAGGAAATGGTGAAGATGCTTCTCCATTTACAAGAGATTCCAAAACCAGATGATGTGGCAGACGCATTGGGGATCGCCATTACACACGCTCATGCCTATCAATGGCAGCACATGATGAATCAGGGTTCCAAATAG
- a CDS encoding YebC/PmpR family DNA-binding transcriptional regulator → MSGHSKWKNIQHRKGRQDALRGKIFTKVTKEIFVAVKNGGADPQNNLRLKMALQKARDNNLPNDNIERTIKKASGDLEGVVYEEILYEGYGPGGVAVMVECLTENRNRTAADVRHAFSKHGGNLGESGCVSFLFQRKGVLTLDNEEQELDEEEVMMAALEAGAEDISSEDDEIEIITAPGDYLKVKEVMEQQGYQFSSAEESMVPSTTVALAGGDAEKMIKLMDALEDNDDVQNVYANFDIDDDELASME, encoded by the coding sequence ATGTCAGGACATTCAAAGTGGAAAAACATTCAACACCGTAAGGGCAGACAGGATGCACTTCGTGGGAAAATCTTCACGAAGGTGACAAAAGAGATCTTTGTCGCTGTTAAGAATGGTGGTGCAGACCCGCAAAATAACTTGCGCCTCAAAATGGCATTGCAAAAAGCCCGCGATAATAACCTACCTAATGATAATATTGAGCGTACGATCAAAAAGGCTTCAGGGGACTTAGAAGGCGTTGTTTATGAAGAGATTCTCTATGAAGGTTATGGTCCTGGTGGTGTGGCCGTCATGGTAGAATGTCTCACAGAGAATCGGAATCGTACTGCTGCAGATGTACGGCATGCTTTTTCGAAGCATGGTGGGAATCTCGGTGAGAGCGGCTGTGTCTCTTTCCTCTTCCAACGCAAGGGTGTTCTAACCTTGGACAATGAAGAACAGGAATTGGACGAAGAAGAGGTGATGATGGCTGCACTGGAGGCTGGAGCTGAGGATATATCCAGCGAGGATGATGAGATCGAGATCATTACTGCACCAGGAGATTACCTCAAGGTGAAAGAAGTCATGGAACAGCAAGGCTATCAGTTTAGCTCAGCGGAAGAGAGTATGGTGCCGTCTACCACCGTTGCACTAGCAGGTGGAGATGCAGAGAAGATGATTAAACTAATGGATGCCTTAGAAGATAATGATGACGTGCAAAACGTCTACGCCAACTTTGACATCGATGATGATGAGCTAGCATCCATGGAGTAA